CAGCCCCAACAGAAAGCCCCAACCGTCGCGGCGCAAGGTCAAGCGGCGGTCTTCGGCATACAACCGCGCGAACGTGTCGCGATAACGCTGCAGCAACAAAGGACCGAAGCCGAACAGCTTGACCTCTTTGATATAGGTCTCATGGGAAAGCAGCGTTTCGATGTAGTTCTGCTGGCGGCTTTCCGGGGCGCGGCGAGTAAACAAGCGGAAGGCATCGCCGGAAAAATGCGCTTCGGCGAAAAATACCGGCAACGCGCCCAACACCAGAATCAGCAGCGCCCAGGGCGAAAAATGCACCAGCAACACCGCAAAGCTGATCAGGGAAATCAGGTTCTGGGTCAGCCCCAGGGATTTGGTCACCAATGCCAGCGGTCGGGTCGAGGCTTCGCGGCGCACCCGCACCAGCTTGTCGTAAAACTCCGAGTCCTCGAACTGGCTGAGTGACAGGGTTTGCGCCTTCTCCAGAATCAACGTATTGACCTGCTGCCCCAGTTGCACACGCAACAACGACTGCTGGACCGACAAGGCCCGCTGAGTGCCGGCCAGCAAGCCCAACACACCTGCCTCCATCAGCACATAACGCAACACCGGCCAGAGCGGCGCGTTGCCGGTGTCGGCATGCAGTTGCATGGCGGCGACCACCGCATCAACGATGCGCTGCCCCAAAAAAGCAGCCAGCGCTGGCAGTACGCCCGCCAGCAAGGTGGCGACCACCAGCCCCAGCGACAAGCCCCGGGAAGTGGTCCAGACCAATCCCAGCGCACGGCGTGCCTGATCGAAAAATGCGGCGAAACGGCTGACAACAGGCATGCGCGGGAAAACTCTCGGACAAAACGATGGGATGAACGTCTATCGAACCCGGCGCAGCGCAGAGGTTCAGCGGCTAAACTGGCACATCATAAGGCCGTCGCCGACTACCACACTCGATAAATTTCTATCTGCTGGAAGGTGTGCCATGCACGACTTTTACAATCTGCAACGCTTCGTCGACGCACAGGCACCCGTTTTCGAGCAAGCGCTGGCTGAATTGCGCGAAGGCAGAAAGAGGAGCCACTGGATGTGGTTCGTCTTCCCGCAGATCAGCGGGCTGGGGCGTAGCGAGACGGCCAGATATTACGCCATCACCTGCCTTGAAGAAGCACAGGCCTACCTGCAACATCCGCTATTGGGGCCGCGCCTGGAACTCTGCGCGCACATCATCGAACCTCAGGTGCAATGGACCGCGCGGCAGATTTTCGGCTCGCCAGATGACATGAAGCTGCATTCCAGCATGACCCTGTTCGCCGTGGCAGATCCCGAGCGACGCATCTTCCAGAATGTGCTGGATACGTTCTTCGATGGCGTGCCGGACCCATCGACTCTGGACAAGCTCAACCCTTGATCCGGCGACCTTTGGGCTGAAAAAAGAACGCCAAGGGAACTGGCTGTATGCCACCAATGTCATAGCGCTATCACAACAGAGATAGCATGGTTATGGCGAGCGGCCGACATTTTGAGATTCGATACGTTTTCCGGGGGGAACGAAGGGTCTTCATTCAACCCGATTCGACGATGAGTGACTCCGATGCCTGGTTTTACGCCTGCCTGCATGCACGAATTGGCGTGCAGCATAATCTTTCCAACATGCGAACCGAGCTTGAAGCCCTGCGGCAACACGCCGAGCGCGCCCAACTCAAACTGGTCAAATGGGAAGAGCTGCCCTAGCCTCCAGCCCCCGTTGCAACCTTTTGCATACACCGCTCGCGCCGATCATCGACTCGCTGGGCAAACCAGGCCGTGGTGAGATTGCGCGTAATCTTCGGACTTTGCAGCGTGATGCCCGGCAGGATCGCCCGAGGCAGTGATTTACCCGCAGCAGCGTCGGCCAGCGCAAATACCCGCTCATACAGTTTGGTGTCTTCGAACTCCAGCGTATCGCCCTGCTTGAGCTGACTGAAGATCGCCGAGTTGTTCATGTCCAGACGCTTGCTCAACGCACGTATGGCCAGTTCCGTGGAGCTGGGTGACGTCGAGTCGTAGCGGATCAAGTCGCCATCCAGCGCCAGCTTGATTCCCGTCGCCTGACTCACCGCACTCTGAAACGCCGCGTTGCGACTCGCGTACCAACCGGCATTGAAGTCGGCAAAACGATACAGCGGTGCCGGATAGTTGGCCGGGTAACCCAATAAATGGGCGATGCCGAAGTACATGCCCCCGCGCCGGCTGAACACCTCCTGACGAATCGTCCCGGCCACCGGATACGGATAGCTTTTCGCCTGCTTTTCGGCGAAAGCGATGCTCACTTGCATCGGCCCGCCGGTGTGAACCGGGTTGAAATTGCCGAACAAGGTTTGCCCCATGGGCACCATGCCGATGAAGTCATCGAAAATGGCGCTGAGCTGTTTCTCGGTGCGCGCTGCATCCAGCCGCGCGGCGTAGGATTTACCGTCAGGCGAACGAATCTGCAAGGCCGTACGAATCAGCACGCCGGGAATGTGCAGGCGAGCAGCGCGGCGGTCGATCTCGGTGCGCGCGATCTTGCCCAGCCCCGGCACCGGCGGATCCACCTGAAAGGTTGACTCCTGCTCGGCCACGGCCAGTACCGAACATAAATTCTGGGTCGTCGGTGCGATATCTTGCGCGGTAAACGCGGCCTGGATATCCGCCGCCCAGGCCTCGCGCTCAGGAACCTTGGCCGGCATCAGGCGCAAAATTTGCGCACGGATTTGTCCGGGCGTCAGCTCGGGCCCTTCCTGGCTGAGTTGGGTGCCGCAGGCGCTGAGCAACAGCGCGGCGGCCAATGCAAGCAGCGGATTGGCACGCTTGCATGGCGATTCGATATAAAACAGGAATGATCGATTCAGGTACATGCTTTCCCTGGCGCTTCAGTAAGGATGCCGTCAGCCGGAGCATTGGCTGACGTGAACCCAGTAGACCAGCGCCAGAGCGGGAATGCTCGGGAATATTATAAGAGAGCCGGTATACCCTGCGTGAGGACAGCAAAAATGCGACTCCTGAGCACTGTCAAACCTCATCGAATCACCACAACCCGCACTTAAACGAAATATCCTACACATATAAAAACTTCAGCCTACATCATAGGCGTGTGACTTTATGGATGATACGTACCTGCGGCGTCTCCTTCAGCTTCTAACATATCATAAGGCGCTAGCGTTTATTTCCCCTAAAAGCAAACCCACCCCTGCCAAAACAATACAACTATAAACATGAATTACACATATAAACTACCGATGCTCATTTTCGCCACTGCGGCCCTGACCGGCTGCGATGAGATAATAAACTCCATGAATAAATCTGGAGATAGCTTCACCTTAAAAGGAAACCTCCCAGCAGAATTCGGCATCGATGCCATTGCATTCTATACCGCACTGAAACCGGATACTGCCAGTTGTCAAGCGCAAACCCTTGACCCGGACAAAACTATTACCCGGCGTTATGCCTACGAATACTCGGCAGACTTCAAGAGTGAGCCGCAAGCATTCAGTTTTGACATCCCGCTGAATCATACAAAAAAGTCATGCGCAATGAAGCTCCTGGATCTCAGACTGGCAATCCGAGGCCGCCACGGCCAACAGAACTGGCAAAGCTCTTATGCTGACGGGGCACTATATTTTTTTCGTCACCCCACCAGTAAAACCGTCGCTTTTGACGAAAATGGCACATATAAAATGAACGGAAAGTGCCGTTGGTCTTTCCAGCAAAGTGTCGCGCGCTCACGCCCTGACGAAATCGAGAAGCTTTTGGACTGCGGCGGCACCGGCGCCTATATTGCACTTGATCAGATAAACAATAAAACCATCATGCTCGACATTGATGTCAGCCCAGAGGAAAGGCCCTCAGAGCGCAATACCTGGATAAAGTTTCCAGTTGGATGGAAGCCCTGCGCCCATCAGGGTGACTGGCGATGGTGCCGGGAACCTATAAGTTTCAAGACTTTTAAAATAAACGGAAAAACCTGCACTGTTTATCCCAACTGCACGGAGTAAATTCGCATGCCCATTGAAGGTCCCAGACTGCAAGAAAGTTGCCCATTACGTGGCCATTGGGCCAGCTTCCGCCTGGTTGACGAGCAAGGTAATGGCGAACCCTATGCGGGCTTAAGCTACACGGCTTATGATGGACAAGGCCAAGCCTATACCGGGACAACCGATAGTACCGGTTTCGCTAAGATCGATGACTTCTACAAAGGTCCGCTATTGCTGGATCTTTCTGCGCCTGCGCAGATTATTGTGGACCCGTGGTATTCGTACTTGGCTACACGAGAAAAATTTCCGATACCTTTAACCGCACTACAAATCGCCGCAGAACATACACCCAGCGCGCACCGCAGACCAGACGATATGAGTCCGGCACAGATATGTGCAAAACACGAAAATGCTATCTACTTCCATGTACAAGTTCGGGATTTTGTCAGCAAATGGCATGCGGCGCATTTACCCGATTCAATACTGTCCGAACATCGACCGCCTGAAGCAAGATCGAGTGAGTTCAAGCGCATGTTTCATGAGCTTGGAAAAAACGACCAACCAGGCTTGCCCTTGTGTCCCAATATGCACCATGTTCTTGAAGTTAAGGCACTGCGCGCCTGGCGTCGGCTTTTTTCCCGGGACAAGACCTTCAGTGCGTTGAACAACTACCATCTGGCGCTAATGAGCACGTTGTCTTATGCGCCGTTCCATTACCAACGGACAGACGAGCAGGAACCTGGCATCCCACCCTACGAGAATCCTGGCTCGATTGGCAATGTACTGGAACAGCATCTGGGCCAACTCAAAAAACCAACTCTGTTTAATGATGCCACGCCCTACCATTTGTTATGTGAGGAAGTTCCTTATTCTAAACGCCTGGAGGTCCTGCCCTACAACCCTGATCGCTATGTTACTGAAAGGCTCGATGGCTGGACCTTTCCCGAGTCTGCCCACTTCCTGACTAACGCCACAGACACCCAAGCGTATATTACTCATAGCGATCAAGTCATTTTAATCTCACTACGAGGCACTCAGGAATTTGCCGATATCGGTCGCGATCTGGATGCCCGCCAAACAGAGCACGAAGATGGGTTAGGCAATGCTCATCGGGGATTCCATACAGCCTTCACATCGACAAAAAAATATCTGAGGAGATATATAGACGCTTTCTACAAGAATAAACAAACTTTCCTGATAACTGGGCACAGTCTCGGCGGAGCTATCGCGTTACTGGTAGCTGAATGGATACGCAGAACGTATTCAGATGATGTCCAGCTCTACACCTTCGGCGCGCCCCGCGCTGGAGACGCGGTATTCGTGCGAGAAGCGAAGGACCTCACACATCACCGGATTGTCAATCACAACGACCCGGTTCCCGGAGTTCCATTTACTTGGATGGATGCTGAATGGAAATCTGCCTTGGGGGCAACGGTGATGCTGGTCGCCAGCAAAGGAACAAGCCTATGGAGCTGGGGAATGCTGGCCGGTGGATTAGTGAACATGAAGGGCGCGGACTTCGAACATCACGGTGAACAACGACACTTCATGCCGCGTAAACCGGGCGCAGGCAGTGAAGCAACGCTGCTCTGGCAGCCGGGCTGCGCGAGCATTGAAAAACAAACCTGCGCTCTGTATGCCGCAGAGATTCAGTTGCTGGGAGACATGCCGGAGCGCAGGACCTTCACTGGCACAGTAATGTCCGCAAGCGAACACTCAAGTAACAGCGGCTATAGCCGCGCCGCACTTGCTAATTTATTGCGGTGGCGCGTCAGTGTGACCGAGCGCAACGGAAAGTTGTTCAGCACGAAAGAAACCGAACAGCTCAACGAACAGATCAGAGATATCGAGGCACAAATCAACGTCTGGGTGCCACGCACTTTTACTGAGTTTTACTCTCAGGTACGCAGCAGCGCCGATCCGCGCTTCAAGGGCGTTAGCCAATTGGAACTGCAAGCGCTATTCAATGACGCCCGTGGGCGAATAGTTGCACTTTCGCTCAGCGAAGAAAAAGAGCTTAAGCGCGCTCGCAAACGTCTCAAGGCGCAAGCCGAACGGCTCATCAGCTGGAGGGACGTATTCGGCGACCAAGCCGATCGGGAAGATCTTGATGCGCTGTTGAGCGAATGGCTACAGCTGATAGATGTTCAGAAAGCCGCCAAGCTAGCCAAGGTGCAATTGGGCTCAGATCAACAACCCGGCTAACTGAATGACCTTAATGTGTCTTGTGGACGTCACTGCAAGGGACAACACTGGATCTGATCTGTGCACAGGTATAAAACGGATCTCTGGATCGACCTGCGCATTGATCAGAACACCGACCACTCAATGCGCTCGCTGAGTTTCTCCAGCGCCGCCATGCCAGCCAGGGAATTGCCCGCCGAGTTGAGTTCCGGCGACCAGACGCACACCGAAAACCGGCCCGGCACAACCGCCACGATACCGCCGCCGACGCCGCTCTTGCCCGGCAGGCCGACCCGGTAGGCGAAGTTGCCCGCTTCGTCGTACAAGCCGCTGGTGGCCATGATCGAATTGAGTTGCTTGGTCTGCCGAGCGGTAAGAATCTGCTGACCGCTGTGTACGCAAAATCCCTGGTTGGCGAGAAAGCCAAAGGCCCGCGCCAGATCGACGCAACTCATGCTCATCGCACAGTGGTGAAAATAGCTGCGCAGCACGTCTTCCACGTCGTTATGGAAGTTGTCGAACGACTTCATCAAATACGCTGCTGCGGCATTGCGCGAGCGGTGCTGGTATTCGGATTCGGCGACTTTCGAATCGGAGATCACCTCCGGGTTGCCGCATAGCCGCCGCACGAAGTCGCG
This genomic window from Pseudomonas sp. G.S.17 contains:
- a CDS encoding DUF1810 domain-containing protein; translated protein: MHDFYNLQRFVDAQAPVFEQALAELREGRKRSHWMWFVFPQISGLGRSETARYYAITCLEEAQAYLQHPLLGPRLELCAHIIEPQVQWTARQIFGSPDDMKLHSSMTLFAVADPERRIFQNVLDTFFDGVPDPSTLDKLNP
- a CDS encoding DUF6555 family protein, with protein sequence MASGRHFEIRYVFRGERRVFIQPDSTMSDSDAWFYACLHARIGVQHNLSNMRTELEALRQHAERAQLKLVKWEELP
- a CDS encoding DUF1615 domain-containing protein, translating into MYLNRSFLFYIESPCKRANPLLALAAALLLSACGTQLSQEGPELTPGQIRAQILRLMPAKVPEREAWAADIQAAFTAQDIAPTTQNLCSVLAVAEQESTFQVDPPVPGLGKIARTEIDRRAARLHIPGVLIRTALQIRSPDGKSYAARLDAARTEKQLSAIFDDFIGMVPMGQTLFGNFNPVHTGGPMQVSIAFAEKQAKSYPYPVAGTIRQEVFSRRGGMYFGIAHLLGYPANYPAPLYRFADFNAGWYASRNAAFQSAVSQATGIKLALDGDLIRYDSTSPSSTELAIRALSKRLDMNNSAIFSQLKQGDTLEFEDTKLYERVFALADAAAGKSLPRAILPGITLQSPKITRNLTTAWFAQRVDDRRERCMQKVATGAGG
- a CDS encoding lipase family protein, which translates into the protein MPIEGPRLQESCPLRGHWASFRLVDEQGNGEPYAGLSYTAYDGQGQAYTGTTDSTGFAKIDDFYKGPLLLDLSAPAQIIVDPWYSYLATREKFPIPLTALQIAAEHTPSAHRRPDDMSPAQICAKHENAIYFHVQVRDFVSKWHAAHLPDSILSEHRPPEARSSEFKRMFHELGKNDQPGLPLCPNMHHVLEVKALRAWRRLFSRDKTFSALNNYHLALMSTLSYAPFHYQRTDEQEPGIPPYENPGSIGNVLEQHLGQLKKPTLFNDATPYHLLCEEVPYSKRLEVLPYNPDRYVTERLDGWTFPESAHFLTNATDTQAYITHSDQVILISLRGTQEFADIGRDLDARQTEHEDGLGNAHRGFHTAFTSTKKYLRRYIDAFYKNKQTFLITGHSLGGAIALLVAEWIRRTYSDDVQLYTFGAPRAGDAVFVREAKDLTHHRIVNHNDPVPGVPFTWMDAEWKSALGATVMLVASKGTSLWSWGMLAGGLVNMKGADFEHHGEQRHFMPRKPGAGSEATLLWQPGCASIEKQTCALYAAEIQLLGDMPERRTFTGTVMSASEHSSNSGYSRAALANLLRWRVSVTERNGKLFSTKETEQLNEQIRDIEAQINVWVPRTFTEFYSQVRSSADPRFKGVSQLELQALFNDARGRIVALSLSEEKELKRARKRLKAQAERLISWRDVFGDQADREDLDALLSEWLQLIDVQKAAKLAKVQLGSDQQPG
- the glsB gene encoding glutaminase B encodes the protein MQKLLNEILDEVRPLIGQGKVANYIPALGDVVPDQLGIAVYSNDGELHHAGDATTRFSIQSISKVFSLVQAIGHSGEDIWQRLGHEPSGQPFNSLVQLEFERGRPRNPFINAGALVICDINQGRFAAPSLSLRDFVRRLCGNPEVISDSKVAESEYQHRSRNAAAAYLMKSFDNFHNDVEDVLRSYFHHCAMSMSCVDLARAFGFLANQGFCVHSGQQILTARQTKQLNSIMATSGLYDEAGNFAYRVGLPGKSGVGGGIVAVVPGRFSVCVWSPELNSAGNSLAGMAALEKLSERIEWSVF